The Sulfurihydrogenibium sp. YO3AOP1 genome has a window encoding:
- a CDS encoding iron-sulfur cluster assembly scaffold protein: MFEYTEKVMDHFMNPRNLGEIPNPDGIGQCGNPSCGDAMLFTIKVDKETDTITDVKFKTFGCGSAIAVSSVLTEMVKGKPIDYALNLTYKEIFEELGGLPPQKIHCTNLGLETLHVAIKDYLLKQGRVEEASKIPDCIEEDHEEEAVSLEHMG, from the coding sequence ATGTTTGAATATACAGAAAAAGTAATGGATCACTTTATGAATCCAAGAAACTTAGGAGAAATACCAAACCCGGATGGAATAGGACAATGTGGTAATCCATCTTGTGGTGACGCTATGCTCTTTACTATAAAAGTAGACAAAGAGACAGACACGATTACAGATGTTAAGTTTAAAACATTTGGTTGCGGTTCAGCGATAGCGGTATCTTCTGTTTTAACAGAAATGGTAAAAGGAAAGCCTATTGATTATGCTTTAAACTTAACTTATAAAGAAATTTTTGAAGAGCTTGGCGGATTACCACCACAAAAAATTCACTGCACAAACTTAGGATTAGAAACTCTTCATGTAGCTATTAAAGACTATCTTTTAAAACAAGGTAGAGTGGAAGAGGCAAGCAAAATACCTGACTGTATAGAAGAAGACCATGAAGAAGAAGCAGTATCCTTAGAGCATATGGGATAA
- a CDS encoding sulfurtransferase TusA family protein — MEIKADIVHDATGTYCPIPITELAKVAKKAEKGQIIELLADDEGAIQDVPAWCQTTGNEFLGYKEEDGILHFYIRKV; from the coding sequence ATGGAAATAAAAGCAGACATAGTCCATGATGCAACAGGGACTTACTGTCCAATCCCTATAACAGAACTTGCCAAAGTAGCAAAAAAGGCAGAGAAAGGTCAGATTATAGAGCTTTTAGCAGACGATGAAGGAGCTATCCAAGATGTACCGGCTTGGTGTCAAACCACTGGAAATGAATTCTTAGGGTACAAAGAAGAAGACGGAATATTGCACTTTTACATCAGGAAGGTGTAA
- a CDS encoding NifU family protein, giving the protein MVAFDREQEVREILDKVRPALLADAGNIELVKVENDEVFLKLYGTCQTCPVADMTMKDLVIYTIKESLPWVKAVNIGEEKYQIT; this is encoded by the coding sequence ATGGTGGCTTTTGACAGAGAACAAGAGGTCAGAGAGATTTTAGACAAAGTAAGACCTGCTTTACTTGCGGATGCTGGTAATATTGAGCTTGTTAAAGTTGAAAACGACGAAGTGTTTTTAAAATTATACGGCACATGCCAAACATGCCCGGTTGCTGATATGACGATGAAAGATTTGGTAATTTATACTATAAAAGAATCTCTTCCATGGGTTAAGGCTGTAAACATTGGAGAAGAAAAATATCAAATAACATGA
- the aroE gene encoding shikimate dehydrogenase, with translation MTLDGNTLVYGIFGYPVKHSKSPTFQTAAFQHLGINAVYVPFQVKPEDIEKAVESLRVLDIKGVNVTIPHKENVIPYLNEISEEVKVIKAVNTIKNIDGYLIGYNTDWYGFIEGLKEIMPDIAGKRVLVIGAGGSSRAIIYGLLNQGAGKIYLANRTIQRAENLIEDFSNFYRIVKMIIKPISLEEINRILNEVELIVNTTSVGLNEDDPEIFDYNLINSSHTVVDIIYKETKLLRKAKEKNAKYQNGYPMLIYQGAKSFEIWTGKPAPIEVMKKAIRV, from the coding sequence ATGACTTTAGACGGAAATACCTTAGTCTATGGAATATTTGGTTATCCTGTAAAACATTCAAAGTCTCCTACGTTTCAAACAGCAGCATTCCAACATCTTGGTATAAATGCTGTATATGTTCCATTTCAAGTAAAACCGGAAGATATAGAAAAAGCGGTAGAATCTTTAAGAGTTTTAGATATCAAAGGCGTCAATGTCACAATCCCACATAAAGAAAACGTAATTCCATATCTTAATGAAATCTCAGAAGAAGTCAAAGTAATCAAAGCAGTTAACACGATCAAAAATATTGATGGATATCTTATTGGGTACAATACAGATTGGTATGGATTTATTGAAGGTTTAAAAGAAATCATGCCGGATATAGCCGGTAAACGAGTTTTAGTCATTGGTGCAGGTGGTTCTTCAAGGGCAATTATTTATGGACTGTTAAATCAAGGAGCCGGAAAAATTTATTTAGCCAACCGAACTATCCAACGGGCAGAGAATTTGATAGAAGATTTTTCCAACTTTTATAGAATTGTTAAAATGATTATAAAGCCAATTAGTTTAGAGGAGATAAACCGTATTTTGAACGAAGTTGAACTTATAGTTAACACAACTTCCGTAGGTTTAAATGAAGATGACCCAGAAATTTTTGATTATAATCTTATTAATTCAAGCCATACAGTCGTGGATATTATCTATAAAGAAACTAAACTGCTACGAAAAGCAAAAGAAAAAAATGCTAAATATCAAAATGGATATCCTATGTTAATCTATCAAGGGGCAAAATCTTTTGAAATTTGGACTGGCAAACCAGCACCAATAGAAGTTATGAAAAAGGCTATTAGGGTATAA
- a CDS encoding secondary thiamine-phosphate synthase enzyme YjbQ → MKSYTKYLTFNTKNRREIIRITEEVEKAVKESEVKEGLCLVSAMHLTASVIVQDDEEGLHEDIWNWLDNLAPFKKDYKHHLTGEDNADAHLKNLLTHLQVVLPITNGKLDLGPWQEVFYVEYDGQRSKRVIIKIIGM, encoded by the coding sequence ATGAAAAGCTATACTAAGTATTTGACTTTTAATACAAAAAACAGGCGTGAAATAATAAGAATTACTGAAGAAGTAGAAAAAGCAGTTAAAGAATCTGAAGTTAAGGAAGGGCTTTGTCTTGTATCTGCAATGCATCTGACTGCTTCGGTAATTGTTCAAGATGATGAAGAAGGGCTTCATGAGGATATTTGGAATTGGCTTGATAACTTAGCACCATTTAAAAAAGATTATAAACATCATTTAACAGGTGAAGATAACGCAGATGCACATCTAAAAAATCTCTTAACTCATTTGCAGGTAGTGCTTCCAATTACAAATGGTAAATTAGACCTTGGTCCATGGCAAGAGGTTTTTTATGTAGAATATGATGGTCAAAGGTCAAAGCGTGTTATTATAAAGATAATCGGAATGTGA
- the acnB gene encoding bifunctional aconitate hydratase 2/2-methylisocitrate dehydratase — MGFLKEYKKHMEERAKLGIPPLPLTADQVKEVVKLLQQVPIIEEEFLMDLLENRVNPGVDEGAFVKASFLNDIIQGKAHSPAITPKKAVQILGTMMGGYNIKPLIDAISYKDQEVAQEAANALKNILLVYDAFNDVVELAKTNKYAKEVLESWANAEWFLNKDPLPEKITAIVFKVPGETNTDDFSPATEAQTRSDIPLHALSMLRAKMPDAIEKINELKKSGYPVAFVGDVVGTGSSRKSAANSLIWHIGKDIPHVPNKRTGGIVIGGIIAPIFFNTLEDSGALPIEADVTKLETGDVIEIYPYEGKIVKNGEVVSTFKLKPNTITDEVRAGGRIPLIIGRGLTRKAREALGMPEENIFIRSEQPPEKEGVGYTLAQKMVGKACGMPGVRPGMYVEPQTLTVGSQDTTGPMTRDEIKELSALSFGADLVLQSFCHTAAYPKPADVKLHRTLPQFIISRGGVSLRPGDGIIHSWLNRMVLPDTVGTGGDSHTRFPIGISFAAGSGLVAFAAVTGTMPLVMPESVLVRFKGEIQPGITIRDLVNAIPYFAIKQGLLTVEKKGKKNIFAGRILEIEGLPFLKVEQAFEFSDASAERSAAACTVRLDKEPVIEYIESNIKLIEAMIKAGYQDARTLQRRADKMKAWLDNPVLLEPDENAEYAAVIEIDLNEIKEPIVACPNDPDDVATLSEVLADERRPKQIDEVFVGSCMTNIGHFRAVGEILRGEGQIPTRLWIVPPTKMDERQLIEEGYYAIYAASGARTEVPGCSLCMGNQARVKDGAVVFSTSTRNFDNRMGKDAKVYLGSAELAAICAVLGRLPTLEEYHNIMAKKIAGKEDEIYRYLNFHEIPEEELEYLTA, encoded by the coding sequence ATGGGATTTTTGAAAGAGTATAAAAAGCATATGGAAGAAAGAGCAAAGCTTGGAATTCCACCTTTACCACTCACAGCAGACCAAGTAAAAGAAGTGGTAAAGCTACTGCAACAAGTTCCTATTATAGAAGAAGAGTTCTTGATGGACCTTCTTGAAAACAGAGTTAACCCTGGTGTTGATGAAGGAGCTTTTGTTAAGGCATCATTTTTAAATGATATCATTCAAGGAAAAGCCCACTCACCGGCTATCACACCTAAAAAAGCTGTTCAAATCCTTGGAACAATGATGGGCGGATATAACATTAAGCCGTTAATTGACGCAATTAGCTATAAAGACCAAGAAGTTGCACAAGAAGCTGCAAATGCTTTAAAAAATATCTTACTTGTTTATGATGCATTTAACGATGTAGTTGAACTTGCAAAAACAAACAAGTATGCCAAAGAAGTTTTAGAGTCTTGGGCAAATGCAGAATGGTTTTTAAACAAAGACCCACTTCCAGAAAAAATAACTGCAATTGTCTTTAAAGTTCCTGGTGAAACAAACACTGACGATTTTTCTCCAGCAACAGAAGCGCAAACAAGAAGTGATATTCCGCTTCACGCATTAAGCATGCTCAGAGCAAAAATGCCAGATGCAATTGAAAAGATAAACGAGCTCAAAAAATCTGGATACCCAGTTGCATTTGTTGGTGATGTTGTCGGTACAGGTTCAAGCAGAAAGTCCGCTGCCAACTCTCTAATCTGGCATATAGGAAAGGATATTCCGCACGTTCCAAACAAAAGAACAGGTGGTATTGTAATCGGTGGTATCATTGCTCCAATATTCTTTAACACACTTGAAGACTCTGGAGCATTACCTATCGAAGCTGATGTAACAAAATTAGAAACAGGGGATGTTATTGAAATATATCCATACGAAGGAAAAATCGTTAAAAATGGTGAAGTTGTATCTACATTCAAATTAAAGCCAAACACAATTACTGATGAAGTTAGAGCTGGTGGTAGAATTCCATTAATCATTGGTAGAGGATTAACAAGAAAAGCAAGAGAAGCTCTTGGAATGCCAGAAGAAAACATATTCATCAGATCAGAACAACCACCAGAAAAAGAAGGTGTTGGTTATACACTTGCTCAGAAAATGGTAGGTAAAGCTTGTGGAATGCCGGGTGTAAGACCGGGTATGTATGTTGAGCCACAAACTTTAACAGTGGGTAGCCAAGATACAACCGGACCAATGACAAGAGATGAAATAAAAGAACTTTCTGCTTTAAGCTTTGGTGCTGACCTTGTACTTCAAAGCTTTTGCCATACGGCTGCATATCCAAAACCAGCAGACGTTAAACTACACAGAACATTACCACAATTTATTATCAGTAGAGGCGGTGTATCTTTAAGACCTGGAGATGGCATCATTCACTCGTGGTTAAATAGAATGGTATTACCTGATACTGTAGGAACAGGTGGAGATAGCCATACAAGATTTCCAATTGGAATCTCATTTGCAGCAGGTTCTGGACTTGTAGCATTTGCAGCAGTAACAGGTACAATGCCATTAGTAATGCCAGAGTCTGTATTAGTAAGATTTAAAGGAGAAATCCAGCCTGGTATTACAATAAGAGACCTTGTCAATGCTATACCTTACTTTGCTATAAAACAAGGTCTTTTAACAGTTGAGAAGAAAGGAAAGAAAAATATCTTTGCCGGTAGAATTTTGGAGATTGAAGGATTGCCATTCTTAAAAGTTGAACAAGCATTCGAATTTTCAGATGCATCTGCTGAAAGAAGTGCAGCAGCATGTACAGTAAGATTAGATAAAGAGCCAGTAATTGAATACATTGAATCTAACATTAAACTCATTGAAGCTATGATTAAGGCAGGTTATCAAGATGCAAGAACACTTCAAAGAAGAGCTGATAAAATGAAAGCATGGCTTGATAATCCAGTTCTCTTAGAGCCAGATGAAAATGCAGAATATGCAGCGGTTATTGAAATAGACTTAAATGAAATAAAAGAGCCAATTGTTGCATGTCCAAACGACCCGGATGATGTTGCTACATTATCAGAAGTTCTTGCAGATGAAAGAAGACCTAAACAAATAGATGAAGTATTTGTTGGTAGCTGTATGACCAACATAGGGCATTTTAGAGCTGTTGGAGAGATATTAAGAGGAGAAGGACAAATTCCTACAAGATTATGGATTGTTCCACCTACAAAAATGGATGAAAGACAACTTATAGAAGAAGGATACTATGCTATCTACGCAGCATCAGGAGCAAGAACAGAAGTGCCCGGATGTAGCTTATGCATGGGTAACCAAGCAAGAGTAAAAGATGGAGCTGTAGTATTCTCTACAAGTACAAGAAACTTTGACAACAGAATGGGTAAAGATGCGAAAGTATACTTAGGAAGTGCTGAGCTTGCGGCGATATGTGCTGTCCTTGGAAGACTTCCGACCTTAGAAGAGTATCACAACATCATGGCTAAGAAAATAGCTGGAAAAGAAGATGAAATCTACAGATACTTAAACTTCCACGAAATACCAGAAGAAGAGTTAGAATACTTAACTGCATAA
- the tpx gene encoding thiol peroxidase, with the protein MATVTLKGNPVALTGNEVNVGDAAPEVTVVATDLSEKKVGGAKGVVQVLISVPSLDTPVCATETRKFNEAVSQIPGVDVTVISMDLPFASKRFCSTEGIENLTCASDFRNKEFGQKYGVLIAEGPLAGILARVIFVVGKDGKVVYKQIVPEITEEPNYDEVLEAVKKANA; encoded by the coding sequence ATGGCAACAGTAACACTCAAAGGAAACCCAGTAGCATTAACAGGCAACGAAGTAAACGTAGGAGATGCAGCTCCAGAAGTTACAGTTGTAGCTACAGATTTATCTGAGAAAAAAGTAGGTGGAGCAAAAGGTGTGGTTCAAGTTTTAATTTCAGTTCCATCATTAGACACACCAGTTTGTGCAACAGAAACAAGAAAGTTCAATGAAGCGGTTTCTCAAATTCCAGGTGTAGATGTAACTGTAATCTCTATGGACTTACCATTTGCATCTAAAAGATTCTGCTCTACGGAAGGAATTGAAAACTTAACTTGTGCATCTGACTTTAGAAACAAAGAATTTGGTCAAAAATACGGTGTTTTGATAGCTGAAGGTCCATTAGCAGGAATCCTTGCAAGAGTTATTTTCGTTGTTGGAAAAGACGGAAAAGTTGTTTACAAACAAATCGTTCCAGAAATAACAGAAGAACCAAACTACGACGAAGTTTTAGAAGCAGTAAAAAAAGCTAACGCTTAA
- the miaA gene encoding tRNA (adenosine(37)-N6)-dimethylallyltransferase MiaA, whose product MIVIAGATATGKTELCIKLAKLLDGEVISADSMMVYKYMDIGTAKPSVEEREGIEHYVIDVVLPSQNYSVKDYIEDFDKAVQKIREKGKIPIVVGGTWLYIQGALYGLSDAPESDWTLREKLYSLVNLELYTQLQKVDPEYANKIHVNDKRRIVRALEVYYLTGKPFSFFINQHNFKSKRYNFLGFILERDRQELMDRIEIRVEKMFEKGLVEEVKKLVDMGFKDSLTSMQAIGYKEILPYLDKKISLEDAKKCIIENTKDFAKRQIRTFRNKTDFEKIEASKFEVNEMLDYIYRKYNQEVRDVSTR is encoded by the coding sequence ATGATAGTTATAGCAGGAGCAACAGCAACAGGAAAAACAGAGCTTTGTATTAAGCTTGCAAAACTTTTAGATGGAGAAGTAATTAGTGCGGACTCCATGATGGTTTATAAGTATATGGATATTGGAACGGCAAAGCCATCCGTTGAAGAAAGAGAAGGAATTGAGCATTATGTTATAGATGTTGTCTTACCTTCTCAAAACTACTCTGTAAAAGATTATATTGAAGATTTTGATAAAGCTGTCCAAAAAATTAGAGAAAAAGGCAAAATACCAATAGTAGTGGGCGGCACTTGGCTATACATTCAAGGAGCTTTATATGGCTTATCAGATGCACCAGAAAGTGATTGGACTTTAAGAGAAAAATTATACAGCTTAGTTAATTTAGAGCTTTATACACAGTTGCAAAAAGTAGACCCAGAGTATGCAAACAAAATACACGTAAATGACAAAAGAAGAATTGTTAGAGCATTAGAAGTGTATTACCTTACAGGAAAACCGTTTTCTTTTTTCATAAATCAGCATAACTTTAAATCAAAAAGGTATAACTTTTTAGGCTTTATTCTTGAAAGAGACAGACAGGAGCTTATGGATAGAATAGAGATAAGAGTTGAGAAAATGTTTGAAAAAGGTCTTGTTGAAGAAGTTAAAAAGCTTGTAGATATGGGATTTAAAGATAGCTTAACATCAATGCAGGCAATAGGATACAAGGAAATTTTACCTTACTTAGATAAAAAAATCTCACTTGAAGATGCTAAAAAATGTATAATAGAAAATACTAAGGATTTTGCAAAAAGACAAATCAGAACCTTTAGAAATAAAACAGATTTTGAAAAAATAGAAGCATCTAAATTTGAAGTTAATGAAATGTTAGACTATATTTATAGAAAATATAACCAGGAGGTAAGAGATGTCAGTACAAGATGA
- the hfq gene encoding RNA chaperone Hfq, whose translation MSVQDEILNEYRKEGKEVTIYLIRGTRIVGKIIDADQFTILVDVNGQQQLIYKHAISTIVVE comes from the coding sequence ATGTCAGTACAAGATGAAATTTTAAACGAGTATAGAAAAGAAGGTAAAGAAGTGACAATTTACTTAATTAGAGGAACGAGAATTGTTGGAAAAATAATTGATGCAGACCAATTTACTATTCTTGTTGATGTCAACGGACAACAGCAACTAATCTATAAACATGCAATTAGTACAATCGTTGTAGAGTAA
- the hflX gene encoding GTPase HflX — protein MKAVIVAVNLNDKEEDFEYKIQELEGLVEAAGGTVAGKVYQKRESPDPAYFIGRGKVKEIAQLVEGIGADTVVFNVNLSPVQISTLSKELNVEVLDRTDLILKIFLNNARTKQAKLQVELAYLQHQLPRVYGGKGKELSRIGGGMKTKGAGEKLGEIKTRTIKDRINKIKKQLKEIEKQREEQRKSREDNPNILKVSLVGYTNAGKSSLLKRLTKRDVFISDQLFATLDTKTSLIYFPDIKKKVLITDTVGFVEDMPSEIMDAFMTTLKEIEDADVILHVIDISDKNCMKKKTTVENVLKQLKLQDKPIITVFNKIDKVVPSKDLIEEDVMENTITISAEKGWNIDKLFDILKKYAKQKEENHGLCFLQNSQ, from the coding sequence GTGAAGGCAGTTATAGTAGCAGTAAATCTAAACGATAAAGAAGAAGATTTTGAATATAAAATTCAAGAGCTTGAGGGTTTGGTAGAGGCAGCAGGTGGAACTGTTGCAGGTAAAGTGTATCAAAAAAGAGAATCTCCAGACCCTGCTTATTTTATTGGTCGTGGAAAAGTAAAAGAGATTGCCCAGCTTGTTGAAGGGATAGGAGCAGATACTGTTGTTTTTAATGTAAATTTATCTCCTGTTCAAATATCTACCTTATCTAAGGAATTAAATGTTGAAGTTCTTGATAGAACAGATTTAATTCTTAAAATTTTCTTGAATAATGCAAGAACAAAACAGGCAAAACTCCAAGTAGAGCTTGCATACCTGCAGCATCAGCTTCCAAGAGTTTACGGCGGAAAAGGAAAAGAGCTTTCAAGAATTGGCGGTGGTATGAAGACAAAAGGAGCCGGTGAAAAACTCGGAGAGATAAAAACAAGAACTATCAAAGACAGAATAAACAAAATTAAAAAACAACTTAAAGAAATAGAAAAACAAAGAGAAGAGCAGAGAAAATCAAGAGAAGATAATCCAAACATACTAAAAGTTTCTCTTGTAGGATATACAAACGCAGGCAAGTCTTCACTTTTAAAAAGACTTACAAAAAGAGATGTATTCATATCTGACCAACTTTTTGCAACTCTTGACACAAAAACATCTTTAATCTACTTTCCGGATATAAAAAAGAAAGTTTTAATAACAGATACAGTTGGATTTGTTGAAGATATGCCATCTGAAATTATGGATGCATTCATGACAACCTTAAAAGAAATAGAAGATGCAGATGTTATTCTTCATGTAATTGATATTTCAGATAAAAATTGCATGAAAAAGAAAACAACCGTTGAAAACGTATTAAAACAGTTAAAACTTCAAGATAAACCAATTATAACAGTTTTTAACAAGATTGACAAAGTCGTTCCATCAAAAGATTTGATCGAAGAAGATGTGATGGAAAATACCATAACTATATCGGCAGAAAAAGGATGGAATATAGATAAACTTTTTGATATACTTAAAAAATATGCAAAACAAAAGGAGGAAAACCATGGATTGTGTTTTTTGCAAAATAGTCAATAA
- a CDS encoding histidine triad nucleotide-binding protein — translation MDCVFCKIVNKEIPAKIVYEDELIMAFHDIRPQAKVHILIIPKEHIPNNLYFEGRHKALIGHIILKANEIAKMFEIDKTGFRLIINSGPDSGQEVFHAHWHLLGGEPLGKLICK, via the coding sequence ATGGATTGTGTTTTTTGCAAAATAGTCAATAAAGAAATTCCGGCTAAAATAGTTTATGAAGATGAGTTGATAATGGCTTTTCATGATATAAGACCACAGGCAAAAGTTCACATACTTATAATTCCAAAGGAGCATATACCAAACAACCTTTATTTTGAAGGAAGACATAAAGCATTAATCGGTCATATTATCTTAAAAGCAAACGAAATTGCTAAAATGTTTGAAATAGACAAAACAGGGTTTAGACTGATAATAAACTCAGGTCCGGATTCAGGACAGGAAGTTTTTCATGCACATTGGCATTTATTAGGAGGCGAGCCACTTGGAAAACTCATCTGTAAATAA
- a CDS encoding sulfurtransferase TusA family protein, giving the protein MENSSVNKELETVDTRGLFCPLPLTFVSRKLKEIPVGERLKVLADDKAFKKDIEIWAFETGNKLLEFKEENGYYVAVIERGKGFKGESIWDKIKFISLGVKLHFIKHLLDIIPFNKPKYLITFVSVAEGLRAADFLKSKGIENFIMLPVPKEIYPHCGLVFGLKSKDDAAKIYNLLKENKYAVEDIHIIDREKKYPKLEV; this is encoded by the coding sequence TTGGAAAACTCATCTGTAAATAAAGAATTAGAAACAGTTGATACAAGAGGATTATTTTGCCCTTTGCCACTGACATTTGTATCAAGAAAGTTAAAAGAAATACCTGTAGGCGAAAGATTAAAAGTTTTAGCAGATGATAAAGCATTTAAGAAAGATATAGAAATATGGGCTTTTGAAACAGGTAATAAGCTTTTGGAGTTTAAAGAAGAAAACGGCTACTACGTTGCAGTTATAGAAAGAGGAAAAGGTTTTAAAGGTGAAAGTATTTGGGATAAAATAAAGTTTATCTCCTTGGGTGTTAAGCTACACTTTATAAAACATCTTCTTGATATCATTCCATTTAACAAGCCAAAGTATTTAATAACCTTTGTATCTGTTGCAGAAGGCTTAAGAGCAGCAGATTTCTTAAAAAGCAAAGGCATTGAAAATTTTATAATGCTACCAGTTCCAAAAGAAATCTATCCACATTGCGGTCTTGTCTTTGGTTTAAAATCAAAAGATGATGCTGCTAAGATTTACAATCTTCTAAAAGAAAACAAATATGCTGTAGAGGACATACATATAATAGATAGGGAGAAAAAATATCCAAAGTTAGAGGTTTGA
- a CDS encoding Sir2 family NAD-dependent protein deacetylase: MEEIKIAKQQIEAAEAVLITAGAGMGVDSGLPDFRGTEGFWRAYPIAKKLGLRFEELANPKWFKQDPQLAWAFYGHRLKLYRETQPHQGFYLLKDLVKKKNENYFIFTSNVDGQFQKAGFDENKIVEIHGSIHYLQCIEPCSDEIWSAEGIDVNIDMENFKALPPLPTCKNCGSLARPNVLMFNDFQWIPHRTEAQKFRFNLWLEKVQNRNQKLVIIEIGAGKAVPTVRLTSERIARLLNGFLIRINPRDYHVPTNINTVSLKVGGLEGLKLIL; this comes from the coding sequence ATGGAAGAAATAAAGATAGCTAAGCAGCAAATAGAGGCGGCAGAAGCGGTACTGATTACTGCCGGAGCAGGTATGGGTGTAGATTCTGGACTTCCTGACTTTAGAGGTACAGAAGGGTTTTGGAGAGCATATCCGATAGCCAAGAAGCTTGGACTAAGGTTTGAAGAGCTTGCAAATCCAAAATGGTTTAAACAAGACCCCCAATTAGCTTGGGCATTTTATGGGCATAGATTAAAGCTATATAGAGAAACACAGCCACACCAAGGATTTTATCTTCTAAAAGATTTGGTGAAAAAGAAAAACGAAAACTATTTTATCTTTACTTCAAACGTTGATGGACAATTTCAAAAAGCCGGTTTTGACGAAAATAAGATTGTTGAAATTCACGGCAGTATTCATTATCTACAATGTATAGAACCTTGTAGCGATGAAATATGGAGTGCTGAAGGAATTGATGTTAATATTGATATGGAAAATTTTAAAGCTCTTCCACCACTACCTACATGTAAAAATTGCGGCTCTTTGGCAAGACCAAATGTTCTGATGTTTAATGATTTTCAATGGATTCCTCACAGAACAGAGGCACAAAAATTTAGATTTAATCTATGGCTTGAAAAAGTTCAAAATAGAAATCAAAAGTTAGTAATTATTGAAATTGGGGCCGGGAAGGCAGTACCAACTGTAAGGCTAACAAGTGAAAGAATAGCAAGATTACTAAATGGATTTTTGATAAGAATAAATCCAAGAGATTATCATGTTCCTACTAATATTAATACAGTTTCTTTAAAAGTTGGCGGATTAGAAGGTTTGAAGTTAATCTTATAA